The nucleotide window TCATGTATTAAACAAAACCAACTCGTATCAACGACATTTGTAGACAGACCATACAGCCGGTTCGTCGTTAACAACTCGAACATTTCACCTAAAATGGTCCATAAAATCTCTGTTTTAGATTGTCGTAGTCACTTACACATTATTTATACATGTTCAAGTGATGATTCGAGTTTGATTATTTGAACCTGTTCACCTGAAAAGAACCATCAAACCGGTCTTATCATATCAACATCGAGCATTTAAACCCATATATGATGTCCTTCTATTTTATCAAATCATCGTTTATCTTTAAAACCAATATAATAAGAATTTTCAAAACCAAGATTCTGTTgcaacaataatatatatatatatatatatatatatatatatatatatatatatatatatatatatatatatatatatttcttatatcgAAACAACTAATTTACATAGTATCATATTACTTGAACGTTTTAAAAAGGATATTCTAAACATAATGATAGAATTATAACTTGCTGTCAACTCCTCATGTGTGTTGCCTAAATTTTTGCTATGAAATATCGAAACAACTAAGAACAAATATgatctaattaataataataacaattaacatttattatgaaaataaaataatgttagaATTTCACCAtgcaaataataaaatcaaatcaaatattaaaatccTAACACTATTTTCATAATAagtgttattattattaattatgttatacattatacatgtatcaatatttatatagatgttgtgttaacaaacatatattgacaaatatataatatttttaatatatataagattgtAGTGATGAATTTTTCTTGcgtaatttttttcatttggaccattctttaaaattttatcaaattttacatgaattaattataatatttatatttttaattgaataataataaatattttttaagaaagttctataaaatctttttaatatattttcggaatcaatttaaattttatatccaaaagtaattaattttaattttagttatcataaactataattagaaattaaaatttattttagttgtgatatatatatatgaaaatgtaaaattatataaagtattataattatatattcactGATAATAACAATCTAAActgattaattttcaaaaataaaatttacaaagattttgttagaaatagtcatttctatttcaattttaaaaaaagatattttatcCAACTTAGTATATTTATCAAATAGGATATTTACTACAGACATATTTTGAAGTCCAATGTattatagtttttctttaaaagaaatTCTTTACAGTatctcaaaaaatatttttttctactaTATAGatctattttaatttgatttcatataaatttaaaataaaaaagtatgtaaagtaatatatattgttacataataaagtttccaaaataatttttgttacaaaattacaaaatttatagtaataatatataagcCACGTACGTAAACATAACTATTATagtattacataatatataacactaGATTACGTTAAGTTATTGgtaaattttgttatataaactaaaacattttattatataaatataagaacCCGCacgcacggttgtgcggatcaagatctagtttgGTCTTAAACAGCATGTATGTTCGGTGAATAAGTTAAACAAAAGCAAACATGACATGGGCTATCTTATGGAACCGTTTTTCAATGTAGAGAgtggagagaaagaagatgTGTAACAGGTCGGAATGATACTACTTGAGATCATCACATGAAAAAGTAGCAGCTGCAGCCTGCAGAAATGGAAAGTTTAAAGCTTCAGGTCTGTTCTGTTTCAGTCAGAACCTTTTTCATCTTTGTTAATCCCACATAGctcacagtttttttttgttttgttttgcagCTGGAGGATTGCTTTCAGGTCAGATGAAGCAGCAGTACTGTTAGATCATATGCTTACGTGGGCCGCGAGGAGGACAGTAGAGTTTGCCTTTAACTGCTGTCTATGTGTGGATCAGGCAAGAGACCAATTAAACACAGTCGTAAGGAATCTACAATACACATAGTGGGAATCATGAAGCATCCGCGAGGccaatataaaaatgaaaaaatccTCTAGAGAATGTAGCTAACAGAGAGATAAAACTGTAGAAACAAATGGACAATGATGTAAGACATGAAGTCAAGATATGAACTAACAAGTCAATATGTAACTTTCAGTTTCATTAAAAGTGAATAATTGGAATGAGCAGAACAAAATATGACGTTTTATATTAAAAGTTACAGAGAAAAGTATCGAATGAAAATTAAAACCCTAGGGCTTGTAAGAGAACTTGTACTACACGTTACAAACTTCCCAACTTATATCTCGTACGGAACTCTCCTGCACAGAGGACACGAGTTTTGCCGACGTAGCCACTCAAAGAGACAATCTTGATGAAAAACATGCAAACACTGAGGCAGTTCAATGATGTTCTCACGAGTCTTGGACAAGTCATCAATACAAATGGAACACTGAGTCTCGTTTTTCAAAACCAAATCTCTGGACTCCATTCTCTGTTCTTCAGACAGCCTCTGAAAAACTTGACTCGAAGCACCTCTCGACCAGGACGGAGGAGTGTGAAGAAAATCAGGCGGCGGCAGTGGGGGCATAAGCGTCCTCTCTCTGATCAGTTTGACATTGACCGATACGAAAAcagattgttgttgttgaagaGAAGAATCAAAAGCAAATTGCTGATTGATATCAAGAGCGATTTTTCTGCCCAAGTATGGAGACTCAGGAACATGTTCGTCACGAAGGAGCCCAGCGAGCTGACGTGGCCTGAAGCCGCGGCCACGTGGCCTCAAGCGGATGCGACGTGATCCTAAAACAGTTACCGCTCCAGTTTCGTGTCGGATCAATTCGTCTAGATTAATTTGGACTGTGTTGGTAACCCACATCAAGTGTCTCGGTAGGTTAGACACCCTCGTGTAGACTTCAGCTCTATGAATTTCGATTTCCATGATGGCCGCACAAGAAGAAGCAGAGAAAATGAAAACAAGAATAAACCGAAGATGATTTGAAACGGGATTGCTGCGAAAGAAATAAGAAGAATTTGATTGAAAGTAAACCCTAAATTTGAGATACGAAGACGATGAAGATTGTTGTTGATGTCTGTAAAGAGAGAGTCTGAGTTAGAGTGGTTTATATAGAAAGAATGTGGCGTTGTGAAGCTTAATGCAGTTTTTCAATGTTTCCTTTTCCAAAACTGGATTATTGGATTTTACTGTTTTGCCATCgataaatttccttttttttttttctaatttgatCATTTAATGATGATCCTTTTTGGTTATTtccttttttagttaaaatctgAGCGTTAGAAAAAACAAGGAGAAGATGAGAGAGGGCTCCCGCAAATATTCGTTACTTGCCATATACCCGCTACTTGATCTGTATTCGCCTCGTTTTTTCAAGTACTCGTTGTTGCCAAGTCAAGTATCAAGTCGTTGAGTTTTGCAAGTACAAGGCAAGTAATAAGTATCacaaaaaaagttataactCGCCTTG belongs to Brassica rapa cultivar Chiifu-401-42 chromosome A07, CAAS_Brap_v3.01, whole genome shotgun sequence and includes:
- the LOC103844349 gene encoding probable E3 ubiquitin-protein ligase RHA4A yields the protein MEIEIHRAEVYTRVSNLPRHLMWVTNTVQINLDELIRHETGAVTVLGSRRIRLRPRGRGFRPRQLAGLLRDEHVPESPYLGRKIALDINQQFAFDSSLQQQQSVFVSVNVKLIRERTLMPPLPPPDFLHTPPSWSRGASSQVFQRLSEEQRMESRDLVLKNETQCSICIDDLSKTRENIIELPQCLHVFHQDCLFEWLRRQNSCPLCRRVPYEI